The stretch of DNA CCGGTGATCTGTCGGACATTTGCACGCCGTTTTTTGCCTTGCCGGCCGAGATGCTGCTGGCCGATGACTTCAATGCGAAGATCCGCGATCGGCTGGTCAGTGAAGTGCACCTGAATTTCAACAATCGTGAGTTCGATCCGCAGTTGCCGTTCATTCAGCAGCGTTTGCAGGACTGCTTGCCGGTGTTGCTGGCCGATGATGATGTGGCGCAACTGTTCGGCAGCACCCGTGGCCGAGAAATCTATGTGATCGGCACCGGGCCGACGCTGGAGGGGCATTTCGAGCGCCTCGCGGACATACGCGCGCAGGCCGAGCGGCCCTTGTTCCTGTGTGTCGATACCGCTTACCGGCCACTGCGCGAGCATGGTGTCGTGCCGGATCTGGTAATCACCATCGATCAGCGCATCAGCTTTCGGCATTTGCCGTTCGAAGCGTCTGACGACATCCCGCTGGTGTATTTGCCCATGAGTGATCCTGCGGTGCTGACCGCCTGGAAGGGCAAGCGTTACGGCGGTTACTCGGCCAGCCCGGTTTACGCCGCGTTGCGCGAGCAATACCCGCGCGGGCAACTGCATGTTGGCGGCAGCGTGATTCATCCGGCGGTGGACCTGGCGGTGAAGATGGGGGCATCGCGCATTACCCTGTTCGGCGCCGACTTCGCGTTCCCGATGAACAAGACCCACGCAGGCTGGAATGACGGTGATCTGGGGCCTGGGGTTGATCAGGCGCGGCATTGGGTGCAGGACGGTCATGGCCAGCGAGTCAGCACGCAGCTGAATTTTCGCGGCTACCTGTGCGTGCTGGAGCGTTATATAGCCGCCCATCCGCAGGTGCAATTCTTCAACAGCAGTCGGGCGGGTGCATTGATTGCCGGGACGCAGTTCAATCAGGAGTTTGTGCAATGACGACGATTGAGCATTGCGTCGACGAATGCCGTCAGTGCGCCGGGCTGTTTCGTCTGGGGCGTGATGTCGAGGCGGCGCTGGATATGGTCGATGTGTTCGAGGGCGCGCAGCAGTTGCTGATAGCTGCGTCTGCGCCGATTCAGCAGGACTGGTCCTTTGTGCTCACGCACATGCTCGATTGTCAGGAGCGTCAGGACTGGTTGGGGCTGGCTGACTGGATGGAGTACGAGCTGATCGAAGTGTTGCAAAAAGCACGATCGGCACAGTGAGCGAGCGCACTGGCCCGCGGCTTTACGCGCGGGTCGGTTTTATGACGTCATTTTTTCGCAGGTGGGAGGGCGCTAAGCCCTTGTTTTCTCGGGGGTGGCAGGGTGATGGCAAATTTTTTTCAAAAAGCCCTCAAGCAACCTGCCGATCCGACGATAACTATTACGAAGGTTCTCTAGGCCATTCCAGGCGGTTGCCAGGGCCGGAAGCCGCAGTACCCAACCAACGAGGAATTCGTCATGGCTTTAACAGTAAACACCAACACTACGTCGCTGAACGTTCAAAAGAACCTGAACAACGCTTCCAGCGCCCTGTCGACTTCGATGCAGCGCCTGTCTTCCGGCCTGAAAATCAACAGCGCCAAAGACGACGCTGCTGGCCTGCAGATCTCGAACCGTATGTCTTCGCAGATCCGTGGTAACACCCAAGCCATCCAGAACGCCAACGACGGTATCTCCGTTGCCCAGACCGCTGAAGGCGCTCTGCAAGCTACTACCGACATCCTGCAGCGTATGCGTGAACTGGCTGTTAAAGCACGTAACGGCACCAACGGCACTGCTGACCAGACCGCTACCAACTCCGAATTCGCTCAGATGTCCGACGAGATCACCCGTATCTCGGCTTCGACCAACCTGAACGGCAAAAACCTGCTGGACGGTTCGGCTGGTACTGTGACCCTGCAAGTGGGCGCAAACACCGGTTCGGCTAACCACATCGACCTGGTACTGAGCTCCAAGTTCGACGCCGCCAGCCTGTCGGTTGGTAGCGGTACTCTGGCCCTGACCGGTACTTCGGGTACTGCCGCTGGTTCTGCTGCAGCTAACGCTGACAACGCTATCACCGCAATCGACGCTGCAATCGCTGCGATCGGTGCACAGCGCGCCAGCCTGGGTGCTTCGCAAAACCGTCTGACCAGCACCATCTCCAACCTGCAAAACATCACTGAAAACACCACTGCTGCACAAGGTCGCGTACAAGATACCGACTTCGCCGCAGAGACTGCTAACCTGACCAAGCAGCAAACCCTGCAACAGGCTTCGACTTCGGTTCTGGCTCAAGCCAACCAACTGCCTTCCGCTGTACTGAAGCTGCTTCAGTAATTTCGGATTGAGTTTGGGCGGGGGAGTGCGCTGGTCGCGCTCTCTCGCCTTTTTACGTTAGAGGGTGATGAGCATGGACATGAGCGTAAAGCTTAACGTGTCTTATCCGGCTCCCAAGCCAGCAACACCTGTTGCTGACAAGCCGTCAGAGACGCACAAAGTTGCGCAGACTGATGCTCCGGTCGCTGACAAGAAAAGTCAGATAACGGA from Pseudomonas sp. P8_229 encodes:
- a CDS encoding motility associated factor glycosyltransferase family protein, which codes for MSDFFQNNAHVIQQRWPALLTRLMAEDSSVVQAELVQGLGSTLSVNGVQLTSRHDRVREARIQAASLPEQAQLHVYGTGLGDLPAVLLERAGLERLYVHVLNGALFALVLQLLDQRQWLEDSRVQLFYAGDLSDICTPFFALPAEMLLADDFNAKIRDRLVSEVHLNFNNREFDPQLPFIQQRLQDCLPVLLADDDVAQLFGSTRGREIYVIGTGPTLEGHFERLADIRAQAERPLFLCVDTAYRPLREHGVVPDLVITIDQRISFRHLPFEASDDIPLVYLPMSDPAVLTAWKGKRYGGYSASPVYAALREQYPRGQLHVGGSVIHPAVDLAVKMGASRITLFGADFAFPMNKTHAGWNDGDLGPGVDQARHWVQDGHGQRVSTQLNFRGYLCVLERYIAAHPQVQFFNSSRAGALIAGTQFNQEFVQ
- a CDS encoding flagellin domain-containing protein, which codes for MALTVNTNTTSLNVQKNLNNASSALSTSMQRLSSGLKINSAKDDAAGLQISNRMSSQIRGNTQAIQNANDGISVAQTAEGALQATTDILQRMRELAVKARNGTNGTADQTATNSEFAQMSDEITRISASTNLNGKNLLDGSAGTVTLQVGANTGSANHIDLVLSSKFDAASLSVGSGTLALTGTSGTAAGSAAANADNAITAIDAAIAAIGAQRASLGASQNRLTSTISNLQNITENTTAAQGRVQDTDFAAETANLTKQQTLQQASTSVLAQANQLPSAVLKLLQ